In a single window of the Methanolobus psychrophilus R15 genome:
- a CDS encoding UDP-glucose/GDP-mannose dehydrogenase yields MANDNLTYSVSPEGEKFPLPTNEMYSEEYVRIEKLVDQARFEGKEIVVVLGVGFVGAVMAAIIADTKDKNGNYSKFVIGCQRPSTRSYWKIPLLNRGVSPVKSEDKEVDELIDRCVLKTKTLTATYNNDCLKLADIVVVDIQCDYIKCELGNVRNGEADMAALEASMKTIGELIRPECLVLIETTVAPGTTEFVALPLLKKAFAKRGIESSPLLSHSFERVMPGKDYVASVRDFWRVCAGCTEEARSKVEKFLTEVINTKDYPLTVMDRPIESETAKIVENSYRATILAFLNEWSLFSERNGVDIVKVIDAIKMRPTHSNIIFPGPGIGGYCLPKDGGLGYWSYKHILGFEDGDSVFKITPIAIDVNDTRALHVAELTRDALRNMDRYIAGADVLICGASYRQDVGDTRYSGSEAVVRKLTEMGAEMRVHDPYVDHWYEFESQDTYPVTNQSWKRFFRNQEGLVELEIEKDFTKAISGIEALILAVPHKDYLNLNPDEIVKMACGPLAIIDCFGILSDDKIRRYFELGCEVKGLGRGHIQRIKKEVQKKKQDERLKLVASGC; encoded by the coding sequence ATGGCAAATGATAATCTAACTTATTCAGTAAGTCCGGAAGGTGAGAAATTCCCACTTCCTACAAACGAAATGTACTCTGAAGAGTATGTAAGAATTGAAAAACTCGTTGATCAGGCTCGATTTGAAGGAAAGGAAATAGTTGTAGTGTTGGGAGTAGGATTTGTCGGGGCAGTAATGGCTGCTATCATTGCTGACACGAAAGATAAAAATGGAAATTACTCTAAGTTCGTAATTGGATGCCAGCGGCCCAGCACCCGCAGTTACTGGAAGATTCCTCTCCTTAACAGAGGAGTTTCACCTGTTAAATCCGAAGATAAAGAGGTAGATGAACTCATCGACCGCTGTGTCCTTAAGACAAAAACACTTACAGCAACCTATAATAATGATTGTTTAAAGCTTGCTGATATTGTAGTTGTGGATATTCAGTGCGATTACATTAAATGTGAGCTTGGAAATGTGAGGAACGGTGAGGCTGATATGGCTGCCCTTGAAGCTTCCATGAAGACCATTGGAGAGCTTATCCGGCCTGAATGCCTTGTACTTATCGAAACAACCGTTGCTCCTGGAACTACTGAATTCGTTGCCCTTCCTCTGCTGAAAAAAGCGTTTGCAAAGCGTGGGATTGAATCCAGCCCTCTTCTTTCACACAGTTTTGAGCGTGTGATGCCAGGTAAGGATTATGTTGCCAGTGTCCGTGATTTCTGGAGAGTGTGTGCAGGATGTACGGAGGAAGCAAGGAGTAAAGTCGAAAAGTTCCTTACTGAAGTGATAAACACAAAGGATTATCCACTTACAGTTATGGACAGACCCATTGAGTCTGAAACGGCGAAGATCGTTGAGAACTCATACCGTGCAACCATTCTCGCATTCCTCAACGAATGGAGTCTTTTTTCCGAAAGGAATGGTGTGGACATAGTTAAAGTGATCGATGCTATCAAGATGCGTCCAACCCACAGCAACATCATATTCCCTGGACCTGGAATCGGCGGCTACTGCCTGCCAAAGGACGGAGGACTTGGATACTGGTCATACAAGCACATACTTGGCTTTGAAGACGGAGACAGTGTTTTCAAGATCACTCCCATAGCAATAGACGTTAACGACACAAGAGCCCTGCACGTAGCAGAACTTACAAGGGATGCACTCAGGAACATGGACCGCTACATCGCCGGTGCAGATGTGCTCATCTGCGGGGCCAGCTACCGCCAGGATGTAGGAGATACAAGATACAGCGGCAGTGAAGCTGTAGTGAGGAAACTCACGGAAATGGGTGCAGAGATGCGTGTGCATGATCCGTATGTAGACCACTGGTATGAATTTGAAAGCCAGGATACCTACCCTGTAACAAACCAGTCTTGGAAGCGTTTCTTCAGGAACCAGGAAGGTTTAGTAGAGCTGGAAATAGAGAAGGACTTTACAAAGGCTATCAGTGGTATTGAAGCATTGATTCTTGCAGTTCCACATAAAGACTATCTGAACCTCAATCCTGACGAGATAGTCAAAATGGCATGTGGTCCCCTTGCTATCATAGATTGCTTTGGGATATTATCTGACGATAAGATCAGAAGATATTTCGAACTTGGGTGTGAAGTAAAGGGCCTTGGAAGAGGACACATACAGCGAATAAAAAAGGAAGTCCAGAAAAAGAAGCAGGATGAAAGGCTGAAACTCGTCGCATCAGGGTGCTAA
- a CDS encoding oxidoreductase, translating to MKQVVLNLKNGDLTVEEVPAPTLKSGGVLVRNHYSVISAGTESGLVELAEKSLLGKARERPDLAKKVIDKAKKDGPISAFQQAMGRLEKREPMGYSSAGTVIAVSEDVTDFKIGDRVACAGAGYANHADVVFIPKNLCVKVSDNVNFRDAAFTTVGAIALQGVRNADVRVGENVVVIGLGLVGLITVQILKASGCRVFGVDLDESKVKLAKDLGADIAVSRNSPGLEDSIFQFTRGIGADSTIIAAATRSNDPVEFAGKVTRERGKVVIVGLVGMDIPREDYYNKEIELRVSRSYGPGRYDRTYEEFGQDYPASYVRWTENRNMEAFADLLSMGNFSMEKIITHEFPIEKAPEAYEVINTRQPYLGILLEYDVNKKIEDKVELKAPQSAQKVDMPVVGVIGAGIFATSTLLPNLAKIKDIRLRGLAAASGISSESVAKQYDFEYCTSDHHKIMSDPDINCVIIATRNSLHAPLVIEALKNKKNVLVEKPLAINEEELQAIESTWKEHGGLLMTGFNRRYSELGMKLKDFFKSRSQPMVAIYRVNAESIPLDHWIYDPSEGGGRIITECCHFIDFMQFVIGSSPTEVFAKKIETTVNSPEDSENVSITLSFEDGSIGTIIYTTHGDSSLSKEHAEFFADGMVGIITDFKKLELVKGGKKTKIDKKLATEKGHKNELERFFEFINRHESGDMDSNIMTTLATFKTVESIQSRKMQEV from the coding sequence ATGAAACAGGTTGTTCTTAATCTCAAAAACGGTGATCTTACAGTAGAAGAGGTGCCAGCACCTACATTAAAGAGCGGTGGAGTTCTTGTCAGGAATCATTATTCTGTGATCAGTGCAGGCACAGAATCCGGTCTGGTGGAGCTTGCTGAAAAATCCCTGTTAGGTAAGGCCCGTGAAAGACCGGACCTTGCAAAGAAGGTCATTGATAAGGCCAAGAAGGACGGTCCGATATCTGCTTTCCAGCAAGCTATGGGCAGGCTTGAGAAAAGGGAACCTATGGGCTACAGCAGTGCCGGGACTGTGATCGCTGTAAGCGAAGATGTGACAGACTTCAAAATCGGTGATCGCGTTGCATGTGCAGGAGCAGGTTATGCAAATCATGCTGATGTGGTATTCATTCCAAAGAACCTGTGCGTTAAGGTATCTGATAATGTGAATTTCAGGGATGCTGCTTTCACAACGGTGGGTGCAATTGCGCTGCAGGGTGTGAGGAATGCAGATGTAAGGGTCGGTGAGAATGTCGTGGTCATTGGCCTTGGCCTTGTTGGGCTCATTACAGTGCAGATCCTCAAAGCTTCCGGATGCAGGGTGTTTGGTGTGGACCTTGATGAATCCAAGGTCAAGCTTGCAAAGGATCTCGGGGCAGATATTGCAGTTTCCAGGAACTCACCAGGACTTGAGGACAGCATTTTCCAGTTCACAAGAGGAATAGGTGCAGACTCAACGATAATAGCTGCAGCTACAAGATCCAATGACCCTGTGGAATTTGCAGGCAAGGTCACAAGGGAAAGAGGAAAGGTCGTCATAGTCGGCCTTGTGGGTATGGACATACCCCGTGAGGACTATTATAATAAGGAAATAGAGCTGCGTGTTTCAAGATCATACGGTCCCGGCAGGTATGACCGTACCTACGAGGAGTTCGGCCAGGATTACCCGGCAAGCTATGTCAGATGGACAGAGAACCGTAACATGGAAGCCTTTGCAGACCTGCTATCCATGGGTAATTTTTCCATGGAGAAGATCATCACCCACGAATTCCCAATTGAAAAAGCACCCGAGGCTTATGAGGTGATCAATACCAGGCAACCATATCTTGGGATACTGCTTGAGTATGATGTCAATAAGAAGATCGAGGATAAGGTGGAATTAAAAGCTCCGCAGTCTGCACAGAAGGTTGATATGCCTGTTGTGGGTGTCATAGGTGCCGGTATCTTTGCAACCAGCACACTCCTGCCAAACCTCGCGAAGATCAAGGACATAAGATTGCGAGGTCTTGCAGCAGCCAGCGGAATAAGCTCGGAGTCAGTCGCCAAACAATATGATTTCGAGTACTGCACATCCGATCATCACAAGATCATGTCCGACCCGGACATCAACTGCGTGATAATTGCCACCCGTAACAGCCTTCATGCACCCCTCGTTATCGAAGCTCTCAAGAACAAGAAGAATGTGCTTGTTGAAAAGCCTCTTGCGATCAATGAAGAGGAACTGCAGGCAATAGAATCCACATGGAAAGAGCACGGTGGCCTGCTCATGACCGGATTCAACAGGCGATACTCTGAGCTTGGCATGAAGCTCAAGGACTTTTTCAAAAGCCGCAGCCAGCCCATGGTAGCAATCTACCGAGTGAATGCCGAGTCCATCCCGCTCGACCACTGGATATACGACCCGTCAGAAGGCGGTGGCCGTATAATCACAGAATGCTGTCATTTCATCGATTTCATGCAATTTGTTATAGGTTCCTCTCCCACTGAAGTCTTTGCAAAGAAGATCGAAACCACAGTAAACAGCCCCGAGGACAGTGAGAACGTATCGATCACTCTATCATTTGAGGACGGTTCAATCGGAACCATCATCTATACGACCCACGGCGACAGCTCTCTCTCAAAAGAACACGCCGAGTTCTTTGCAGATGGCATGGTGGGTATTATTACTGATTTCAAAAAGCTGGAATTGGTGAAAGGCGGGAAGAAGACTAAGATTGATAAAAAGCTAGCTACGGAGAAGGGTCATAAAAATGAGCTTGAAAGATTTTTTGAGTTTATCAATCGACATGAGTCTGGAGATATGGATTCTAATATTATGACTACACTTGCAACATTCAAAACAGTGGAGTCCATTCAAAGCCGGAAAATGCAGGAAGTATAA
- a CDS encoding LPS glycosyltransferase, with translation MNKKSILKIGIISSPMGQANIKPFSNYLNILEHISDNLYIVPAYGVNKSSLDTIEIDSKKNIYEIKHRFSKNTIVRIYRYILLQLKMSWHILNLFKRVDVWIFFLGDGLILPIMLAKLLNKKTIISLGGFLEKEIHLNYTQLGMPILLLKKLNLFLVDAIILYSSNLISAWKVDKYKKKIYIAPRHYIDFNKFYVDISYSERQNLIGYIGRFSKEKGTLNFVESIPLILKHKKDLFFLVAGSGQLQEKINKCAQDNNISDHTLFESWIPHENLPVYLNKLKLIVLPSDTEGLPNIMLEAMACGTPVLATPVGSIPDIIKDEETGFIMENNSIECISKNVIRVFQKPDLETIIENAKDLVEREFTFKAAVERYNNIIVNL, from the coding sequence ATGAATAAAAAATCAATTTTAAAAATTGGAATTATTAGTAGTCCAATGGGACAGGCAAATATAAAACCATTTAGCAATTACCTAAATATATTAGAGCATATCTCTGATAATTTGTATATAGTACCTGCATATGGAGTAAATAAATCTTCTTTAGACACTATTGAAATCGACTCTAAGAAGAATATCTATGAAATTAAACACAGATTTAGTAAAAATACTATTGTCAGAATTTATAGATATATTTTGCTTCAGTTGAAGATGAGTTGGCATATTCTTAATTTATTCAAGCGTGTTGATGTTTGGATTTTTTTTCTTGGAGATGGGTTAATATTACCAATTATGCTCGCAAAGTTATTGAATAAGAAAACAATAATCTCTTTAGGAGGTTTTCTTGAAAAAGAAATCCATTTAAACTATACACAACTTGGAATGCCTATTTTATTGTTAAAGAAATTAAATTTATTTCTTGTAGATGCAATAATTCTCTATTCATCTAATCTTATAAGTGCATGGAAAGTAGACAAATATAAAAAAAAAATATACATTGCACCTAGGCACTACATAGATTTTAATAAGTTTTATGTGGACATTTCTTATTCTGAACGACAGAATTTGATAGGATATATTGGGCGATTTAGCAAAGAAAAAGGTACATTAAACTTTGTAGAATCAATTCCTTTGATTTTAAAACACAAAAAAGATCTATTTTTTTTGGTGGCTGGAAGTGGACAATTGCAGGAAAAGATCAATAAGTGTGCACAGGATAACAATATATCAGATCATACACTTTTTGAAAGTTGGATTCCACATGAGAATTTGCCTGTTTATTTGAATAAACTAAAACTAATTGTTTTACCTTCAGACACTGAAGGTTTACCTAATATAATGCTAGAGGCGATGGCCTGTGGTACTCCTGTACTAGCAACACCAGTTGGATCTATACCAGATATAATAAAAGACGAAGAAACTGGATTTATCATGGAAAACAATTCTATAGAATGTATATCAAAAAATGTAATTAGAGTATTTCAAAAACCAGATTTAGAAACTATTATTGAAAATGCAAAGGATTTAGTCGAAAGAGAATTCACATTTAAGGCTGCTGTTGAGAGATATAATAATATAATTGTCAATTTATAG
- a CDS encoding glycosyl transferase group 1 encodes MKILYIVSGFAPSWGLGGGVKASYELSREMASKGHDVIVYTTDIFDHKTRLSFDYKNWDGVKAYYFRTSSKFLAKMQFNFSPKLIYALYKNISSYNVIHIHEYRTVNSTLTAYLAKKNGVPYILQPHGSLPTTIGSGKFKKIYDFVCGSNILKNATILIALNKMETKQYQDLNVDEKRIKIVPNGINICEFKNLPPKGIFKNKYGINDTEKVILYLGRIDKIKGIDLLVDSFYDIINELDDVRLVIVGPDTGYLKQLKDQIKSLNLQNNVIFPGPLYGMDKLEAYVDSDVYVLPSVYDMFPNTVFEACACGIPVIVTDRCGISDIIKDKVGRVVKYDKNDLSNSIYDILNDKHLSENYGVEGKLMVNQYYNWSIIASNLENIYGNISK; translated from the coding sequence ATGAAAATATTATACATCGTTTCAGGTTTTGCTCCTTCATGGGGGTTGGGTGGAGGTGTAAAAGCATCCTATGAATTGAGCAGAGAAATGGCATCAAAAGGGCATGATGTAATAGTATATACTACTGATATTTTTGATCATAAAACCCGATTAAGTTTCGATTATAAAAATTGGGATGGGGTAAAAGCATATTATTTCAGGACATCATCTAAGTTTTTAGCTAAGATGCAATTCAATTTTTCACCAAAACTAATTTATGCATTATATAAAAATATATCTTCATATAATGTAATTCATATTCATGAATATAGGACTGTAAATAGTACTTTAACTGCATATTTAGCCAAAAAAAATGGTGTGCCCTATATTTTACAACCGCATGGTTCACTTCCAACAACAATAGGTTCAGGCAAATTTAAAAAAATATATGATTTTGTATGTGGCAGCAATATATTAAAAAATGCTACTATACTGATCGCATTAAATAAAATGGAGACAAAACAATACCAAGACTTAAATGTTGATGAGAAAAGGATTAAAATTGTACCTAATGGAATTAATATTTGTGAATTTAAAAACTTGCCTCCTAAAGGTATATTTAAAAATAAATATGGAATAAATGATACGGAAAAAGTTATTTTGTATTTAGGCAGGATAGACAAGATAAAAGGTATAGATTTACTCGTTGACTCTTTCTATGATATAATTAATGAGTTAGATGATGTGCGGCTTGTTATTGTGGGACCTGATACAGGATACTTAAAACAATTAAAGGATCAAATAAAAAGCTTAAATCTTCAAAATAATGTCATATTTCCTGGTCCTCTTTATGGAATGGACAAACTGGAAGCCTATGTAGATTCTGATGTATATGTATTGCCTTCAGTATATGATATGTTTCCAAACACTGTATTTGAAGCATGTGCTTGTGGTATACCGGTAATAGTAACTGATAGATGCGGCATCAGCGATATTATTAAAGATAAAGTAGGCCGAGTGGTCAAATATGATAAAAACGATTTGAGTAATTCTATATATGATATTTTAAATGATAAACATTTGAGTGAAAATTATGGGGTTGAAGGTAAATTAATGGTCAATCAATATTACAATTGGTCAATTATTGCGTCAAATCTTGAAAATATCTATGGGAATATCTCAAAGTAG
- a CDS encoding poly-gamma-glutamate biosynthesis protein: protein MNNIKLIAVGDIILNTKTDYHPFEKVMNVLETKDILFGNIETVLSVEGKKSKKSVILNSPPESVKYLIDADFDVLNIANNHMLDLGIEGLKSTLNVLDKSNLNYIGINCAKSNSNYLILEKKSIKLGFIGYTIGRFKQNKEPSLCKLNEKQIISDIKSLKTKCDFVIVSLHWGTENVFYPSPKQIDLAHRLIDNGATLILGHHPHVVQGIEKYKNGLIAYSLGNFQFDTKISQSKTNDSVIFSVDFDENGIRGYKLIPVVINDNFIPMIAEGEVKDNILMFVNDVSEPLCINKFTNKWWFEEISKEYLAGNLNSYRKRVKKYGIIPLIECIIWLMTPFCIKCYKGLVTKYLFDR, encoded by the coding sequence ATGAATAATATAAAATTGATAGCTGTTGGCGATATAATATTAAATACAAAAACGGATTATCATCCGTTTGAAAAAGTAATGAATGTACTTGAAACAAAAGATATACTTTTTGGTAATATTGAGACTGTACTTTCTGTTGAAGGTAAAAAATCCAAAAAATCAGTTATTCTTAATTCTCCTCCTGAATCTGTTAAATATTTAATAGATGCGGATTTTGATGTTCTTAATATTGCAAATAATCACATGCTTGATTTAGGAATTGAAGGGCTTAAAAGTACATTAAATGTTTTAGATAAAAGCAATTTAAATTATATAGGTATTAATTGTGCTAAATCAAACTCTAATTATCTAATACTTGAAAAAAAATCCATTAAACTAGGTTTTATTGGATATACAATAGGACGTTTCAAACAAAACAAGGAACCATCTTTATGCAAATTGAATGAAAAACAAATAATTAGTGACATTAAATCTCTAAAAACTAAATGTGATTTTGTTATTGTTTCTTTGCATTGGGGAACAGAAAATGTATTTTATCCATCTCCAAAGCAAATCGATCTTGCTCATCGATTGATAGATAACGGAGCCACATTAATTTTAGGTCATCATCCTCATGTCGTTCAGGGAATTGAAAAATACAAAAACGGTTTGATTGCTTATTCTCTGGGGAACTTCCAATTTGATACAAAAATATCACAGAGTAAAACAAATGATTCTGTTATTTTTTCTGTTGATTTTGATGAGAATGGTATTAGGGGATACAAATTAATTCCGGTTGTTATTAATGATAATTTTATACCAATGATAGCAGAAGGGGAAGTGAAAGACAACATACTAATGTTTGTTAATGATGTATCAGAACCACTATGTATTAATAAATTTACAAATAAATGGTGGTTTGAGGAAATCAGTAAAGAATATCTTGCGGGCAATCTAAATAGTTATCGCAAGCGAGTAAAGAAATATGGTATTATACCTTTAATTGAATGTATTATATGGCTGATGACTCCTTTTTGCATAAAATGCTACAAAGGATTGGTTACTAAATATTTATTTGATCGATGA
- a CDS encoding polysaccharide biosynthesis protein has product MSFFNRFMSINEVQRQIIASFSSKIVYTLLGFLSTIYFARNVGPSVLGTYFLFISYFGLIEMISDGGLGRAAVKRISEGEEESEYYSAFFVLRIIATMFIVLLLLIFRNKFSDSTNIHIVDWIMLAQIASLIHCLVAKGIAGRGKMGIFALGELTNNALRPIIQIMAVFFGYAAGGLVGGFLLGLLAATFIQLKFFDLYLTKFEWKHIKNLITFSFWLFLTSTGVVLYSYADAIMIGYFIDEASVGIYKIAFQLTTFTTLVATTLTITLWPKISHWSKKGNKEYIEKAISYSITFSLLLALPIIAGGILLGDKILYFFYGAEFAVGYFTLIILFCAQLLNIFQSLFAMCLSALDKQKDSFKVTAIGAISNIILNIVLIPLFGIEGAAFATFITLGINTVLAKIILLKIIKYKLETKSLINIIISSLFMSFCILTYRYFIVLDNLWNVLFAIILGALIYIYMILKQDLKMRDKVKNIYMKINFP; this is encoded by the coding sequence ATGTCATTTTTTAATCGATTTATGTCCATAAATGAAGTACAACGTCAAATTATTGCATCTTTTAGCAGCAAAATAGTATATACTCTTCTTGGATTCTTAAGTACAATCTATTTTGCACGAAATGTGGGCCCCAGTGTACTAGGAACATATTTTCTTTTTATTTCATATTTTGGCCTAATTGAAATGATCAGTGATGGCGGATTAGGACGTGCTGCTGTCAAAAGAATAAGTGAAGGAGAAGAAGAGAGCGAATATTATTCTGCTTTTTTTGTCCTCAGAATAATAGCTACTATGTTTATCGTTCTATTATTACTGATATTCAGAAATAAGTTTTCAGACTCAACAAATATACATATTGTTGATTGGATTATGTTAGCACAAATTGCTTCGTTAATCCATTGCTTGGTGGCAAAAGGCATCGCTGGCCGTGGAAAAATGGGTATATTTGCCTTAGGTGAACTAACAAATAATGCTTTAAGGCCAATTATTCAAATAATGGCTGTTTTTTTTGGATATGCAGCTGGTGGACTTGTAGGAGGATTTTTATTAGGTCTTTTAGCTGCAACTTTTATCCAACTTAAATTCTTTGATTTATATCTTACTAAGTTCGAATGGAAACATATAAAAAATCTAATTACATTTTCTTTTTGGTTATTCCTAACTTCAACAGGAGTTGTTCTTTATTCATATGCAGATGCTATTATGATTGGATATTTTATAGATGAAGCAAGTGTTGGAATATATAAGATAGCATTCCAATTAACAACTTTCACAACATTGGTTGCCACAACATTAACTATAACTCTTTGGCCAAAAATAAGTCATTGGAGTAAAAAAGGAAATAAAGAATATATTGAAAAAGCAATTTCATATTCTATAACATTTTCTCTTCTCCTAGCATTGCCTATAATTGCAGGTGGTATATTATTAGGTGACAAGATATTATACTTTTTTTATGGTGCTGAATTTGCAGTAGGATATTTTACATTAATTATACTATTTTGTGCTCAATTACTAAACATATTTCAATCTTTATTCGCTATGTGCCTAAGTGCTCTTGATAAGCAAAAAGATTCTTTTAAAGTTACAGCTATCGGAGCAATTAGTAATATTATTTTGAATATAGTATTAATCCCTCTTTTTGGAATAGAAGGTGCTGCTTTTGCTACATTTATAACATTGGGAATAAATACAGTTCTTGCTAAAATAATTCTTTTAAAAATAATAAAATATAAACTTGAAACAAAAAGCCTCATAAATATTATCATTTCCTCCTTATTTATGTCATTCTGCATTTTAACCTACAGATACTTTATAGTGTTAGACAATTTATGGAACGTTTTGTTTGCCATTATACTTGGAGCATTAATATATATATATATGATTCTTAAACAAGATTTAAAGATGCGAGATAAAGTAAAGAATATTTATATGAAAATTAATTTTCCATGA
- a CDS encoding glycosyl transferase family 2: MSKLKDVHNNYIMKISKKYIHDNDLDYAPTVSFCIPTKNEEVDLENCLKSIINQNYADIEIIIVDGYSTDKTVEIAKKYNCSIYYDDVSLANARQISVEKSSKDIVAIWDADIIIPHENWLRDAVKCFIVDEKISTVWPTYNAPPTGSWVQKCHISHSMYIFEDRIKNNRGIFGGGNCLFKRKHVIEVGGFDTSYDFGEDMILAKRLKEAGYKVIQYDDSVYHDTMKSLKALYKRSLWGSKAFESKGLDFYQQTKFDILKEQYYLGFKGMMNGLIKGQIFWFIFPLLFIVKSLAYGKSIFFAKN, from the coding sequence ATGTCGAAATTGAAAGATGTGCATAATAACTATATTATGAAAATAAGTAAGAAATATATTCACGATAATGATTTAGATTATGCTCCTACTGTATCTTTTTGTATACCAACTAAAAATGAAGAAGTGGATTTAGAAAATTGTTTAAAATCCATTATAAATCAAAATTATGCTGACATAGAAATTATAATAGTTGACGGTTATTCTACGGATAAAACAGTGGAAATTGCAAAAAAATATAATTGCAGTATTTATTATGATGACGTTTCTTTGGCAAATGCAAGACAAATAAGTGTAGAAAAAAGTTCAAAGGATATTGTAGCTATTTGGGATGCAGATATTATCATTCCACATGAAAACTGGCTTAGAGATGCTGTAAAATGTTTTATTGTAGATGAAAAGATTAGTACTGTTTGGCCAACTTATAATGCTCCCCCTACTGGTTCATGGGTACAAAAATGCCACATTTCACATTCGATGTACATTTTTGAAGATAGAATTAAAAATAACAGAGGTATTTTTGGCGGTGGTAATTGTTTATTTAAAAGGAAACATGTGATTGAAGTAGGTGGTTTTGATACTTCTTATGATTTTGGAGAAGATATGATTTTAGCCAAACGCCTGAAAGAAGCAGGTTATAAAGTAATCCAATATGATGATTCGGTTTATCATGATACAATGAAATCTTTAAAGGCATTATATAAAAGGTCATTATGGGGCTCAAAAGCATTTGAATCAAAAGGATTGGATTTTTATCAACAAACCAAGTTTGATATTTTAAAAGAACAGTATTACCTTGGATTCAAAGGAATGATGAATGGATTAATAAAAGGCCAAATTTTTTGGTTTATATTTCCACTTTTATTCATTGTGAAATCTCTGGCATATGGAAAGAGTATATTTTTTGCAAAAAATTAA
- a CDS encoding UDP-glucose 4-epimerase — MKDKKVIVTGGMGFIGSHLTEKLLENNEVTVIDNEATGKIDNIKHLLENKNLTIVHESIIELDLHEIFKGKDYVFHLAAIPSVPRSVKDPFASNEANVTGTLKVLIAAKDSGVKKVIFSSSSSVYGDTPTLLKREDMPVNPQSPYAITKATGEMYCRVFQELYGLPTICLRYFNVFGPRQDPNSQYAAVIPKFITGIMNDESPVIYGDGEQSRDFTYVKHVVVANILSCESNETGIFNIACSRRITINELVAYINEILGKDIITENIDSRPGDIKHSLADISRAGKFGYNPVGDFRDELKKVIQWFENKRNNAV, encoded by the coding sequence ATGAAAGACAAGAAAGTGATTGTTACTGGTGGGATGGGATTCATCGGATCTCATCTTACTGAAAAGCTACTTGAGAACAATGAAGTTACGGTCATTGATAATGAAGCTACAGGTAAGATAGATAACATCAAACACCTGTTGGAAAACAAGAACCTCACCATAGTCCATGAAAGCATCATAGAACTTGATCTTCATGAAATATTCAAAGGAAAAGACTATGTGTTCCATCTGGCAGCCATCCCCAGTGTCCCAAGAAGCGTAAAAGACCCCTTCGCCTCAAACGAAGCAAACGTCACCGGGACCCTGAAAGTCCTGATTGCAGCAAAAGACAGCGGCGTAAAGAAGGTTATATTTTCATCTTCATCTTCGGTCTATGGTGATACTCCCACTCTTCTCAAAAGAGAAGACATGCCAGTAAACCCACAATCTCCCTACGCCATCACAAAAGCCACCGGAGAAATGTACTGCAGGGTCTTCCAAGAACTTTACGGACTTCCAACCATTTGTTTACGGTATTTCAATGTATTTGGACCTAGACAAGACCCTAATTCCCAATATGCTGCAGTCATACCTAAATTTATAACCGGAATCATGAATGATGAAAGCCCAGTAATATATGGAGATGGAGAACAAAGCAGGGACTTCACTTATGTAAAACATGTGGTTGTTGCAAATATATTGTCATGTGAATCTAATGAGACAGGTATTTTTAATATTGCATGTAGTAGAAGAATTACAATCAATGAACTTGTTGCTTACATCAATGAGATATTGGGTAAGGATATAATAACTGAAAATATTGACTCAAGGCCAGGGGATATAAAACATTCGTTGGCGGATATATCCAGAGCTGGGAAATTTGGGTATAATCCTGTGGGTGATTTTAGAGATGAATTGAAAAAGGTAATTCAATGGTTTGAGAATAAAAGAAACAATGCTGTCTAA